Proteins encoded in a region of the Massilia sp. UMI-21 genome:
- the lepB gene encoding signal peptidase I, protein MKAFVRANKGFLMFMLLFGVFRTAVADWNPIPSASMRPNLLEGDVVFVNRLAYNLKLPLTDVVLARTGEPRRGDVVTFASPLDGTRLIKRVLALPGDRVEMRNERLVINGVESQYSVEELVRESTAQGGMDALRMLEVVDGRRHRIQVLPQRLVARDFGPVVVPRDAYLMLGDNRDNSADSRYIGFVPRHLLIGRAERILVSADYQGNWMPRTERFGMSLR, encoded by the coding sequence ATGAAAGCCTTCGTGCGTGCCAACAAGGGGTTCCTGATGTTCATGCTGCTGTTCGGTGTGTTCCGCACCGCGGTGGCCGACTGGAACCCGATCCCGTCCGCTTCGATGCGGCCCAACCTGCTCGAGGGCGACGTGGTGTTCGTCAACCGGCTGGCCTACAACCTCAAGCTCCCGCTCACCGATGTCGTGCTCGCGCGCACCGGCGAACCACGGCGCGGCGACGTCGTCACCTTCGCCTCGCCGCTTGACGGCACGCGCCTGATCAAGCGCGTGCTGGCGCTGCCGGGTGACCGCGTCGAGATGCGCAACGAGCGCCTGGTGATCAATGGCGTCGAGTCGCAGTATTCGGTGGAGGAGCTGGTGCGCGAATCCACCGCGCAGGGCGGCATGGATGCGCTGCGCATGCTGGAAGTCGTCGACGGCCGCCGCCATCGTATCCAGGTGCTGCCGCAGCGGCTGGTGGCGCGCGATTTCGGGCCGGTCGTGGTGCCGCGGGACGCCTACCTGATGTTGGGCGACAACCGGGACAACAGCGCCGATTCGCGCTACATCGGTTTCGTGCCGCGCCACCTGCTGATCGGGCGCGCCGAGCGCATCCTGGTCTCGGCCGACTACCAGGGCAACTGGATGCCGCGCACCGAGCGTTTCGGGATGTCGCTGCGCTGA
- a CDS encoding PepSY domain-containing protein, with amino-acid sequence MSPISLRRWSWIHKWSSLVCTVFMLLLCLTGLPLIYHHEIGHLLGTDVEAPALPAAWPQDAPRGNIDAVLASARELYPNKIAMYMSQEIDEPAIWNVTLGDHPTDEHYKPIAVDARTTKVITEPAFEGGAFMSTMFSLHVDLFAGIYGKLFLGLMGLLLIVAVVSGAVLYAPFMRKLDFGEVRRERSRVIQWLDLHNLLGIVTLVWVFVVGATGMVNTWADLLLKLWQNTEVAAMLEPYEGQPRVERLASIHDAILRAERAEPGMQVAFVAFPGTPFASPHHYGIFMRGSEAFSARLYKPVLVDAATGEITDRRALPWYLKALLLSQPLHFGDYGGQPMKLLWALLDIGTILILGSGLYLWLKRSRKVGTAKDAPAAVRDRPALARSTETP; translated from the coding sequence ATGTCACCTATCTCCCTGCGCCGCTGGAGCTGGATCCACAAGTGGAGCAGCCTGGTCTGCACCGTCTTCATGCTGCTGCTGTGCCTCACCGGCCTGCCGCTGATCTATCACCACGAGATCGGCCACCTGCTCGGCACCGACGTCGAGGCGCCAGCCTTGCCGGCGGCGTGGCCACAGGATGCCCCGCGCGGGAACATCGACGCGGTGCTGGCCTCGGCCAGGGAGCTCTACCCGAACAAGATTGCGATGTACATGTCGCAGGAAATCGACGAACCGGCGATCTGGAACGTCACCCTGGGCGACCACCCGACCGACGAACACTACAAGCCGATCGCGGTCGACGCGCGCACCACGAAAGTGATCACCGAGCCGGCCTTCGAGGGCGGCGCCTTCATGTCCACCATGTTCAGCCTGCACGTCGACCTGTTCGCGGGCATCTACGGCAAGCTGTTTTTGGGCTTGATGGGCCTGCTCCTGATCGTGGCCGTGGTCAGCGGCGCGGTGCTGTACGCCCCCTTCATGCGCAAGCTCGACTTCGGCGAGGTGCGGCGCGAGCGCAGCCGGGTCATCCAATGGCTGGACCTGCACAACCTGCTCGGCATCGTCACCCTGGTCTGGGTGTTCGTGGTGGGCGCCACCGGCATGGTCAACACCTGGGCCGACCTGCTGCTGAAGCTGTGGCAGAACACCGAGGTCGCCGCGATGCTCGAGCCTTATGAAGGGCAGCCGAGGGTAGAACGGCTGGCCTCGATCCACGACGCTATCCTGCGCGCCGAACGTGCCGAGCCGGGCATGCAGGTAGCCTTCGTGGCCTTCCCCGGCACGCCCTTCGCCAGCCCGCATCACTACGGAATCTTCATGCGCGGCAGCGAAGCCTTCAGTGCGCGCCTGTACAAGCCGGTGCTGGTCGACGCCGCCACCGGCGAGATCACCGACCGCCGCGCGCTGCCCTGGTACCTCAAGGCGCTGCTGCTGTCGCAGCCGCTGCATTTCGGCGACTACGGCGGCCAGCCCATGAAGCTGCTGTGGGCGCTGCTCGACATCGGCACCATCCTGATCCTGGGCAGCGGGCTGTATCTGTGGCTCAAGCGCAGCCGCAAGGTCGGCACCGCCAAGGACGCCCCGGCCGCGGTCCGGGACCGCCCGGCGCTGGCCCGCTCGACCGAGACGCCATGA
- a CDS encoding TonB-dependent receptor: MKLLRLSPIALAAAVFAAQAQDTATEPVATVVVSASADASSQGLPAAYAGGQVARGGRLGLLGNVDIMDTPFNSMNYTQALIQDQQARSVADVVQNDPSVRVARGFGNYQELYVIRGFALNSDDLAYNGLYGMLPRQYVAAELLERVEVLRGANSFVNGAAPGGGAIGGAINLLPKRAPNAPLTQLTVGAESGGQGYVALDAARRFGEGERLGLRVNAVRRDGDTAVDREGRELSLYSVGLDYRGRGYRLSADVGHQDHQLTGARPSVTVAAGVPIVAAPDSDSNYAQPWTFSGERDTFGTLRAEVDLPGGATAWAALGLRSSVESNILSSATVIDANGDTSMSRFDNVREDKVRTGEVGVRGELRTGAVTHKLSASASGFHSESKNAYAMSDFAGFASNIYTPRDVAAPSNAFFTGGRLDKPLLTHKAILSSVALADTLGFMDDRLLVTVGARHQKIKDAGYDYNSGASSARYEESELTPVAGVVYKPAKGVSVYANYSEALQQGPVAFGTDIVNQGEVFAPYVSRQKEVGVKVDSGKLGMTAAFFTTAQPSAYVAERRFGLFGEQRNRGLELSVFGMPTRGLRLLGGLTVLEAEQRRTADGVNDGKDAIGVPGTQLNIGAEWEVPGVQGLSLNARALHTSSQFADAANFQKLPSWSRLDIGANYLTRFMDRNLTLRARIDNLADKDYWASSGGYPGFGYLVQGAPRTLAVSATVDF, from the coding sequence ATGAAACTGCTCCGCCTTTCCCCGATCGCCCTTGCCGCCGCCGTGTTTGCCGCCCAGGCCCAGGACACTGCCACCGAGCCGGTCGCCACCGTCGTCGTCAGCGCGTCGGCCGACGCATCGAGCCAGGGCCTGCCGGCCGCCTACGCCGGCGGCCAGGTCGCGCGCGGCGGCCGCCTCGGCCTGCTGGGCAACGTGGACATCATGGACACGCCCTTCAACAGCATGAACTACACGCAGGCGCTGATCCAGGACCAGCAGGCGCGCAGCGTGGCCGACGTGGTGCAGAACGACCCCTCGGTGCGCGTGGCGCGCGGCTTCGGCAACTACCAGGAGCTGTACGTGATCCGCGGCTTCGCCCTGAACTCCGACGACCTGGCCTACAACGGCCTGTACGGCATGCTGCCGCGCCAGTACGTGGCCGCGGAACTGCTGGAACGGGTGGAAGTGCTGCGCGGCGCGAACAGCTTCGTGAACGGCGCGGCGCCGGGCGGCGGCGCCATCGGCGGCGCCATCAACCTGTTGCCCAAGCGGGCGCCGAATGCGCCGCTGACCCAGCTGACCGTGGGCGCCGAATCGGGCGGCCAGGGCTATGTGGCGCTGGACGCCGCGCGCCGCTTCGGCGAAGGCGAGCGCCTGGGCCTGCGCGTGAACGCGGTGCGCCGCGACGGCGATACCGCGGTGGACCGCGAAGGCCGCGAACTGAGCCTGTATTCGGTGGGCCTCGACTACCGCGGCCGCGGCTACCGCCTGTCGGCCGACGTCGGCCACCAGGATCACCAGCTCACCGGTGCGCGTCCCAGCGTGACCGTGGCGGCCGGGGTGCCGATCGTCGCCGCCCCCGACAGCGACAGCAACTACGCCCAGCCCTGGACCTTCTCGGGCGAGCGCGACACCTTCGGCACCCTCCGCGCGGAAGTCGACCTGCCGGGCGGCGCCACCGCCTGGGCGGCCCTGGGCCTGCGCTCCAGCGTGGAATCGAACATCCTGTCGTCGGCGACCGTCATCGACGCCAACGGCGACACCAGCATGAGCCGCTTCGACAACGTGCGCGAAGACAAGGTGCGCACCGGCGAAGTCGGCGTACGCGGCGAACTGCGCACCGGCGCCGTGACCCACAAGCTGAGCGCGAGCGCATCCGGCTTCCATTCCGAGTCGAAGAACGCCTACGCCATGAGCGACTTCGCCGGTTTCGCCTCGAACATCTACACGCCGCGCGACGTGGCCGCGCCCTCGAACGCCTTCTTCACCGGCGGCCGCCTGGACAAGCCGCTGCTGACCCACAAGGCGATCCTGTCGAGCGTGGCGCTGGCAGATACCCTGGGCTTCATGGACGATCGCCTCCTGGTGACCGTGGGCGCGCGCCACCAGAAGATCAAGGATGCCGGCTACGACTACAACAGCGGCGCATCCAGCGCGCGCTACGAAGAAAGCGAACTCACGCCGGTGGCGGGCGTCGTCTACAAGCCCGCCAAAGGGGTATCGGTCTACGCCAACTACAGCGAAGCGCTGCAGCAAGGCCCGGTGGCCTTCGGCACCGACATCGTCAACCAGGGCGAGGTGTTCGCCCCCTACGTCTCGCGCCAGAAGGAAGTCGGCGTCAAGGTCGACAGCGGCAAGCTGGGCATGACGGCAGCCTTCTTCACCACCGCGCAGCCGAGCGCCTACGTGGCGGAGCGCCGCTTCGGCCTGTTCGGCGAACAGCGCAACCGCGGCCTGGAGCTGAGCGTATTCGGCATGCCCACGCGCGGCCTGCGCCTGCTGGGCGGCCTGACGGTGCTGGAAGCCGAGCAGCGCCGCACTGCCGACGGCGTCAACGACGGCAAGGACGCGATCGGCGTGCCGGGCACCCAGCTGAACATCGGCGCCGAGTGGGAGGTGCCGGGCGTGCAAGGCCTGTCGCTCAATGCCAGGGCCCTGCATACCTCCTCGCAGTTCGCGGACGCGGCCAATTTCCAGAAGCTGCCGTCCTGGTCACGCCTGGACATCGGCGCCAACTACCTCACCCGCTTCATGGACCGCAACCTGACGCTGCGCGCGCGCATCGACAACCTGGCGGACAAGGACTACTGGGCGTCGAGCGGCGGCTATCCGGGCTTCGGCTACCTGGTGCAGGGTGCGCCGCGCACGCTGGCGGTGTCGGCGACGGTCGACTTCTGA
- a CDS encoding SDR family oxidoreductase yields MTRVVLITGASDGIGAEIARQLAAKEGAAHGEGIALVLAARNAAQLEAVAGECAALGARTLVVPTDVGIQIQCRRLVVSAVEHFGRIDVLVNNAGRSAHALFEEVEDLSWYEELMRVNLWGALWCTQAALPALKASQGKIVAVSSLAGLVGVPGRTAYSATKFAMTGFFEALRAEMKAYGVSVTTAYPGVVATRIRYRGFNAHGEEMGASALKEEGAMRVEECARLIIEGMDARRREVVMTAKGKFGRFLKLVAPGLVEKMALAAVKQDLRPPQ; encoded by the coding sequence ATGACCCGCGTGGTGCTCATCACCGGGGCATCCGACGGCATCGGCGCCGAGATCGCGCGCCAGCTGGCGGCGAAGGAGGGCGCTGCGCATGGTGAAGGGATCGCCCTGGTGCTGGCGGCGCGCAACGCCGCCCAACTGGAGGCGGTGGCCGGCGAATGCGCGGCGCTCGGGGCCCGGACGCTGGTGGTGCCGACCGACGTCGGCATCCAGATCCAGTGCCGCCGGCTGGTGGTCAGCGCGGTGGAACACTTCGGCCGCATCGACGTGCTGGTCAACAACGCCGGCCGCTCGGCGCATGCGCTGTTCGAGGAGGTCGAAGACCTGTCCTGGTACGAGGAACTGATGCGGGTGAACCTGTGGGGCGCGCTCTGGTGCACCCAGGCGGCGCTGCCGGCGCTGAAGGCATCGCAGGGGAAGATCGTCGCGGTGTCTTCGCTGGCGGGGCTGGTGGGCGTGCCGGGACGCACCGCCTACAGCGCCACCAAGTTCGCGATGACCGGCTTTTTCGAAGCGCTGCGCGCCGAAATGAAGGCTTACGGCGTCAGCGTCACCACCGCCTATCCGGGCGTGGTGGCCACCCGGATCCGCTACCGCGGCTTCAACGCCCACGGCGAAGAGATGGGCGCGAGCGCGCTGAAGGAAGAAGGCGCGATGCGCGTGGAGGAGTGCGCGCGCCTCATCATCGAAGGCATGGACGCGCGCCGGCGCGAGGTGGTGATGACGGCCAAGGGCAAGTTCGGGCGCTTCCTGAAGCTGGTCGCGCCGGGCCTGGTGGAGAAGATGGCGCTGGCGGCCGTCAAGCAGGACCTGCGGCCGCCGCAATAG
- a CDS encoding paraslipin produces the protein MEFSFGTVALVIFIIALVFIFKTINVVPQQHAVVVERLGKFHAVLAPGLNIVVPFIDRIAYKHSLKEIPLDVPPQVCITRDNTQLQVDGILYFQVTDAMRASYGSSNYIQAITQLAQTTLRSVIGKMELDKTFEERDHINTTIVNAIDESAANWGVKVLRYEIKDLTPPAEILHAMQRQITAEREKRALIAASEGRRQEQINIASGEREAAIARSEGERQAAINRAQGEASAIVALADASAAALRQVGAAIREPGGMDAVNLRVAEHYVDAFGKLAKTNNSLIVPANMGDMSSLVASALQVVKSQQPDIVR, from the coding sequence ATGGAATTCTCGTTCGGCACGGTCGCGCTCGTCATCTTCATCATCGCGCTGGTATTCATCTTCAAGACCATCAACGTGGTGCCGCAGCAGCACGCGGTGGTGGTCGAACGCCTCGGCAAGTTCCATGCGGTGCTGGCGCCCGGCCTGAACATCGTGGTGCCCTTCATCGACCGCATCGCCTACAAGCACAGCCTCAAGGAGATCCCGCTCGACGTGCCGCCCCAGGTCTGCATCACGCGCGACAACACCCAGCTGCAGGTGGACGGGATCCTGTACTTCCAGGTGACCGACGCCATGCGCGCGTCCTACGGCTCGTCGAACTACATCCAGGCGATCACCCAGTTGGCCCAGACCACCTTGCGCTCGGTGATCGGCAAGATGGAGCTGGATAAAACCTTCGAGGAACGCGACCACATCAACACCACCATCGTCAACGCGATCGACGAGTCGGCCGCCAACTGGGGCGTGAAGGTGCTGCGCTACGAGATCAAGGACCTGACCCCGCCGGCCGAGATCCTGCATGCGATGCAGCGCCAGATCACCGCCGAGCGCGAAAAGCGGGCCTTGATCGCGGCCTCCGAAGGGCGGCGCCAGGAGCAGATCAACATCGCCAGCGGCGAGCGCGAAGCGGCGATCGCCCGCTCGGAAGGCGAGCGCCAGGCGGCCATCAACCGCGCCCAGGGCGAGGCCAGCGCCATCGTCGCGCTGGCCGACGCCAGCGCCGCCGCGCTGCGCCAGGTGGGCGCGGCGATCCGCGAGCCGGGCGGCATGGATGCGGTCAACCTGCGCGTGGCCGAGCACTACGTCGACGCCTTCGGCAAGCTGGCCAAGACCAACAACTCGCTGATCGTGCCGGCCAACATGGGCGACATGAGCAGCCTGGTCGCCAGCGCGCTGCAGGTGGTGAAGTCGCAACAGCCGGACATCGTTCGATGA
- a CDS encoding NfeD family protein: MTHWMIWLVVAGVLVIAELFSGTFYLLMIAIGLGAGALAAWAGASWPLQVLAAAAVGLAATAVLHRSRFGKPAKNNAARDRNVNLDIGQRVAVPAWQDGRARVMYRGALWDVELGPGAQADAGDYRIVEVLGSRLIVANAHHS, encoded by the coding sequence ATGACCCACTGGATGATCTGGCTGGTCGTTGCCGGCGTCCTGGTGATCGCCGAGCTGTTCAGCGGCACCTTTTACCTGTTGATGATCGCGATCGGCCTCGGCGCCGGCGCCCTGGCAGCCTGGGCCGGCGCGAGCTGGCCGCTGCAGGTCCTGGCCGCCGCCGCGGTCGGCCTGGCCGCCACCGCCGTCCTGCACCGCAGCCGCTTCGGCAAGCCGGCCAAGAACAACGCCGCGCGCGACCGCAACGTCAACCTCGACATCGGCCAGCGCGTCGCGGTGCCGGCCTGGCAGGACGGCCGCGCCCGCGTGATGTACCGCGGCGCCCTGTGGGACGTCGAACTCGGCCCGGGTGCGCAGGCCGACGCCGGCGATTACCGCATCGTCGAAGTCCTCGGCAGCCGGCTCATTGTCGCCAATGCCCACCATTCATAA
- the ppsA gene encoding phosphoenolpyruvate synthase, translated as MSNLSAAALKEPDQDARAASRTYVAAFDNLRMTDVESVGGKNASLGEMISQLASAGVRVPGGFATTADAFRDFLEHSVDGGASLAQRIATRLEGLDIDDVRALAAAGAEIRQWIVDTPFQPRLEQEIRDYYERLVADSETEMSFAVRSSATAEDLPDASFAGQQETFLNVVGIDNVLEAMKHVFASLYNDRAISYRVHKGFTHAEVALSAGVQRMVRSDTGAAGVMFTIDTESGFKDVVFVTSSYGLGETVVQGAVNPDEFYVHKPMLAQGKLPVIRRNIGSKLIKMEFTSEAKAGRSVRTVDVPIEMRNRYSLTDAEVVELAKYAVIIENHYGRPMDIEWGKDGRDGKLYILQARPETVKSQQKATDSQQRFSLKGSGTVLTAGRAIGQKIGAGPVRVITDPSEMERVQPGDVLVADMTDPNWEPVMKRASAIVTNRGGRTCHAAIIARELGVPAVVGCGDATDALKDGTFVTVSCAEGDEGKIYDGLLETEITEVSRGELPPIPTKIMLNVGNPQLAFDFQSVPNGGVGLARLEFIINNNIGVHPKAILEYPNIDNDLKKAVESVARGHASPRAFYVDKLAEGVATIAAAFWPKPVIVRLSDFKSNEYKKLIGGSRYEPDEENPMLGFRGAARYLAEDFAEAFEMECMAMKRVREDMGLTNVELMIPFVRTLGQAEKVIELLGQYGLKRGEGGGEGGLRVIMMCEVPSNAILAEQFLEYFDGFSIGSNDLTQLTLGLDRDSGMELLAKDFDERDPAVKAMLSLAIKACRAKGKYIGICGQGPSDHPDFAEWLVEQGIESMSLNPDSVIETWQKLAAK; from the coding sequence ATGTCTAACCTGTCTGCAGCAGCATTGAAGGAGCCTGATCAAGACGCACGCGCCGCATCGCGCACCTACGTCGCCGCGTTCGACAACCTGCGCATGACCGACGTCGAGTCGGTCGGCGGCAAGAACGCCTCGCTGGGCGAGATGATCTCGCAGCTGGCCAGCGCCGGCGTGCGCGTGCCGGGCGGCTTCGCCACCACGGCCGATGCCTTCCGCGATTTCCTCGAGCACAGCGTCGATGGGGGCGCGTCGCTGGCCCAGCGCATCGCCACTCGCCTCGAAGGCCTGGACATCGACGACGTGCGCGCGCTGGCCGCGGCCGGCGCCGAGATCCGCCAATGGATCGTCGACACCCCGTTCCAGCCGCGCCTGGAACAGGAGATCCGCGACTACTACGAGCGGCTGGTGGCCGACTCCGAGACCGAGATGTCCTTCGCGGTGCGCTCCTCGGCCACCGCCGAAGACCTGCCGGACGCGTCGTTTGCCGGCCAGCAGGAGACCTTCCTGAACGTGGTCGGCATCGACAACGTGCTCGAAGCCATGAAGCACGTGTTCGCCTCGCTCTACAACGACCGCGCGATCTCCTACCGTGTCCACAAGGGTTTCACCCACGCCGAGGTGGCCCTGTCGGCCGGCGTGCAGCGCATGGTGCGTTCGGATACCGGCGCCGCCGGCGTGATGTTCACCATCGACACCGAATCGGGCTTCAAGGACGTGGTCTTCGTCACCTCGAGCTACGGCCTGGGCGAGACCGTGGTGCAGGGCGCCGTCAACCCGGACGAGTTCTACGTGCACAAGCCGATGCTGGCCCAGGGCAAGCTGCCGGTCATCCGCCGCAACATCGGCTCCAAGCTGATCAAGATGGAGTTCACCAGCGAAGCCAAGGCCGGCCGCTCGGTGCGCACCGTCGACGTGCCGATCGAGATGCGCAACCGCTATTCGCTCACCGATGCCGAAGTGGTCGAACTGGCCAAGTATGCTGTCATCATCGAGAATCACTACGGCCGTCCGATGGACATCGAGTGGGGCAAGGACGGCCGCGACGGCAAACTGTACATCCTGCAGGCGCGCCCGGAAACGGTGAAGTCGCAGCAGAAGGCCACCGACTCGCAGCAGCGCTTCAGCCTGAAGGGCTCGGGCACCGTGCTCACGGCCGGTCGCGCGATCGGCCAGAAGATCGGCGCCGGTCCGGTGCGGGTGATCACCGATCCGTCCGAGATGGAGCGGGTGCAGCCGGGCGACGTGCTGGTGGCCGACATGACCGATCCGAACTGGGAGCCGGTGATGAAGCGCGCCTCGGCGATCGTCACCAACCGCGGCGGCCGTACCTGCCACGCGGCGATCATCGCGCGTGAACTGGGCGTGCCGGCGGTCGTGGGCTGCGGCGACGCCACCGATGCGCTCAAGGACGGCACCTTCGTCACCGTCTCGTGCGCCGAAGGCGACGAAGGCAAGATCTACGACGGCCTGCTGGAAACCGAGATCACCGAAGTCTCGCGCGGCGAGCTGCCGCCGATCCCGACCAAGATCATGCTCAACGTCGGCAACCCGCAGCTGGCCTTCGACTTCCAGTCGGTGCCGAACGGCGGCGTGGGCCTGGCGCGCCTCGAGTTCATCATCAACAACAACATCGGCGTGCACCCGAAGGCCATCCTCGAGTACCCGAACATCGACAACGACCTCAAGAAGGCGGTCGAGTCGGTGGCACGCGGCCATGCCTCGCCGCGCGCCTTCTACGTCGACAAGCTGGCCGAGGGCGTGGCCACCATCGCCGCGGCCTTCTGGCCCAAGCCGGTGATCGTGCGCCTGTCCGACTTCAAGTCGAACGAGTACAAGAAGCTGATCGGCGGTTCGCGCTACGAACCCGACGAAGAGAACCCGATGCTGGGCTTCCGCGGCGCCGCGCGCTACCTGGCCGAGGACTTCGCCGAAGCCTTCGAGATGGAATGCATGGCCATGAAGCGCGTGCGCGAAGACATGGGCCTGACCAACGTCGAGCTGATGATCCCGTTCGTGCGCACCCTGGGCCAGGCCGAGAAGGTCATCGAGCTGCTGGGCCAGTACGGTCTGAAGCGCGGCGAAGGTGGAGGTGAAGGCGGCCTGCGCGTCATCATGATGTGCGAAGTGCCGTCCAACGCCATCCTGGCCGAGCAGTTCCTGGAGTACTTCGACGGCTTCTCGATCGGCTCGAACGACCTGACCCAGCTCACCCTGGGCCTGGACCGCGACTCCGGCATGGAGCTGCTGGCCAAGGACTTCGACGAGCGCGACCCGGCTGTCAAGGCCATGCTGTCGCTGGCGATCAAGGCCTGCCGCGCGAAAGGCAAGTACATCGGCATCTGCGGCCAGGGGCCGTCGGACCACCCGGACTTCGCCGAGTGGCTGGTGGAGCAGGGCATCGAGTCGATGTCGCTGAACCCGGATTCGGTGATCGAGACCTGGCAGAAGCTGGCCGCGAAGTAA
- a CDS encoding kinase/pyrophosphorylase — protein MTVETTVPSPPTSRTVFFVSDGTGITAETFGHAVLSQFEMRFRQIRLPFIDSLEKAHDAARRINDSFARDGQRPIVFSTLVTHDLSSVIRAAKGMHMDLFQTFVSPLEQELGVKSTHTIGRIHNAVDTEEYKNRIEAINFSLAHDDGQSHKNLAEADVILVGVSRSGKTPTSLYLAMQYGLKAANYPLIPDDFERGRLPSSLPPFKSKLFGLTITPERLSQIRNERRAGSKYAALENCRYEVNEAEAMMRREGIRWLSSTTKSIEEIATTILQEIKPDRREY, from the coding sequence ATGACCGTAGAAACCACTGTTCCGTCCCCTCCTACTTCGCGTACCGTTTTCTTCGTTTCCGACGGTACCGGCATCACGGCAGAGACCTTCGGTCATGCGGTGCTGAGCCAGTTCGAAATGCGCTTTCGCCAGATCCGCCTGCCCTTCATCGACTCGCTCGAAAAGGCGCACGACGCGGCGCGCCGCATCAACGACAGCTTCGCGCGCGACGGCCAGCGTCCGATCGTGTTCTCGACCCTGGTCACGCACGACCTGTCGAGCGTGATCCGGGCCGCCAAGGGCATGCACATGGACCTGTTCCAGACCTTCGTCTCGCCGCTCGAGCAGGAACTGGGCGTGAAGTCGACCCACACCATCGGGCGCATCCACAACGCCGTGGACACCGAGGAATACAAGAACCGGATCGAAGCGATCAACTTTTCGCTCGCGCACGACGACGGCCAGTCGCACAAGAACCTGGCCGAGGCCGACGTGATCCTGGTGGGCGTGTCGCGTTCCGGCAAGACCCCGACCAGCCTGTACCTGGCGATGCAGTACGGGCTGAAGGCCGCCAACTACCCCCTGATTCCCGACGACTTCGAGCGCGGCAGGCTGCCCTCCTCGCTGCCGCCGTTCAAGTCCAAGCTGTTCGGGCTGACGATCACGCCGGAGCGCCTGTCGCAGATCCGGAACGAACGCCGCGCCGGCAGCAAGTACGCCGCGCTCGAGAACTGCCGCTACGAGGTCAACGAAGCCGAGGCGATGATGCGCCGCGAAGGGATCCGCTGGCTGTCCTCGACCACCAAGTCGATCGAGGAGATCGCCACCACCATCCTGCAAGAGATCAAGCCGGACAGGCGGGAATATTGA
- a CDS encoding heme NO-binding domain-containing protein: MKGIVFNLMEEAVSAEFGEETWDRLLDEAGLDGAYTSLGSYDDAEVVRLVEVASRILGIAPQDVLRWFGQRAMPLLVARYPQFFAPHASTRAFLLTLNSLIHPEVRKLYPGATPPVFDFDTSDSDTLVIGYNSARRLCALAEGFMQGAAAHYGQAARLTQPRCMHDGADKCVFHVQFTA; encoded by the coding sequence ATGAAGGGTATTGTCTTCAATTTGATGGAAGAGGCGGTCAGCGCGGAGTTCGGCGAGGAAACATGGGACCGCCTGCTCGACGAAGCCGGCCTGGATGGCGCCTACACCTCCCTCGGCAGCTACGACGATGCCGAAGTGGTGCGCCTGGTCGAGGTGGCGTCGCGCATCCTGGGGATTGCGCCCCAGGATGTGCTGCGCTGGTTCGGGCAGCGCGCCATGCCCCTGCTGGTGGCGCGCTACCCGCAGTTCTTCGCCCCCCATGCCTCGACGCGCGCTTTCCTGCTCACCTTGAACAGCCTGATCCACCCCGAAGTGCGCAAGCTGTACCCGGGCGCGACGCCGCCCGTGTTCGATTTCGATACCAGCGACAGCGACACCCTGGTCATCGGCTACAACTCGGCGCGCCGCCTGTGCGCCCTGGCGGAAGGCTTCATGCAGGGCGCGGCCGCGCATTACGGGCAGGCCGCCCGGCTGACCCAGCCCAGGTGCATGCACGACGGCGCCGACAAGTGCGTCTTCCACGTCCAGTTCACGGCGTGA